The following coding sequences are from one Candidatus Parvarchaeota archaeon window:
- a CDS encoding tRNA (cytidine(56)-2'-O)-methyltransferase, which yields MLVEMGIVILRFGHRIIRDERATTHVCLTARALGAQKAVVSGEKDDKILASVRGICKKWGGNFEIEYAADYARFLKEIKKTHKVVHLTMYGSPILERINAIKKIENVCVVVGSQKVPPSIYEMADYNVSVTGQPHSEIAALAVFLDRYFDGKEFDFEFVGGMSVALNDSGKKIVLCK from the coding sequence ATGTTGGTTGAGATGGGAATTGTAATTTTGAGATTCGGGCACAGGATAATACGCGACGAGCGGGCGACTACGCATGTCTGCCTCACAGCAAGGGCCTTAGGTGCACAAAAGGCCGTGGTAAGTGGGGAGAAAGACGATAAGATACTGGCCAGTGTCAGGGGGATATGTAAGAAATGGGGAGGTAATTTTGAGATTGAATACGCCGCAGATTACGCGCGATTTTTGAAGGAAATAAAAAAAACACACAAGGTTGTCCATCTGACCATGTACGGCAGCCCAATATTGGAAAGGATAAATGCGATTAAAAAAATAGAGAATGTTTGTGTTGTTGTCGGCTCGCAAAAAGTTCCGCCATCCATTTATGAAATGGCAGACTATAACGTTTCCGTGACCGGCCAGCCACATTCGGAAATAGCTGCCCTTGCAGTTTTTTTAGATAGATATTTTGACGGAAAAGAATTTGATTTTGAATTTGTTGGTGGGATGAGTGTTGCATTAAATGATAGTGGTAAAAAAATAGTTTTGTGTAAATAA
- the lysS gene encoding lysine--tRNA ligase: MFSRFKNLALVICLFAACRCVIVDEKVPTQHTHWIETLANNITSSKTGPYVVSAGITTSGPCHLGTLCEFLFPAAIHKQLVLAGHKAKFYFIADILDAFDSIPLIFSEYENTLKPHLGKPLCYVPDPEGCHPSFGDHFLAEIKNVMVKFQIRPEILKASELYASGSFDKLAAFFLENQKRTSVVVAESSLRESMPPDWSAIMPICEKCGRIATTITTSYDKNTQIYTYSDSRDVGYTKGCGWSGSNKLSDHKYKLTWRLHWPSWMEVLGTSIEGAGMDHHTKGGSWDTLAAVYKNLFNKQPPIGFKFGFILFQGKKYSKSKGIGMGLSELLEILPPELIAFSLLRPDLQENIDINPTTQNLLKLISDYTKAMADSSKDLSSLERAPRKAALAAKISSPNGIRWRTQFTDILLYFELYRNWGVVANMLDDSAGVAYLKPYVLAWVERKLAPPEYVFELSFSKLSSTTSKSFVQSLKPGASPEEIHNFVFECAKLHHIQPADLFKELYTHIIGKQSGPKLGKLIHAIGVETIKRELL; encoded by the coding sequence TTGTTCTCCAGATTTAAAAACCTTGCTTTGGTAATCTGTCTGTTTGCTGCTTGCAGGTGCGTTATTGTGGATGAGAAAGTACCAACCCAACACACTCACTGGATAGAAACATTAGCCAACAACATTACCTCTTCAAAGACGGGGCCATATGTCGTGAGTGCTGGCATAACAACTTCGGGCCCGTGCCATCTTGGGACGCTTTGCGAATTCCTTTTCCCAGCTGCCATACATAAACAACTGGTTTTGGCAGGGCACAAGGCAAAATTCTACTTTATCGCAGACATCTTAGATGCATTTGATTCAATCCCCTTAATTTTTTCTGAGTACGAAAACACACTAAAACCGCACTTGGGCAAACCGCTTTGCTACGTTCCAGACCCTGAAGGCTGCCATCCATCGTTTGGTGACCACTTCCTAGCTGAAATCAAAAATGTCATGGTAAAATTCCAGATACGCCCGGAGATTCTCAAAGCCTCTGAGCTCTATGCATCCGGCTCTTTTGACAAGCTTGCGGCCTTTTTTCTGGAAAATCAAAAAAGAACTTCTGTTGTGGTTGCGGAATCTTCCTTGAGGGAAAGCATGCCGCCAGACTGGTCGGCAATAATGCCCATTTGTGAAAAATGTGGGAGGATTGCCACTACAATAACAACGTCATACGACAAAAATACACAAATTTATACATACTCGGACTCGCGTGATGTCGGTTACACGAAAGGTTGTGGCTGGAGCGGGAGCAACAAACTTTCGGACCACAAATATAAATTGACCTGGAGGCTGCACTGGCCGTCCTGGATGGAGGTTCTTGGGACAAGCATCGAGGGTGCCGGCATGGACCACCATACAAAAGGCGGCTCTTGGGACACGCTTGCGGCTGTTTACAAAAACCTATTCAACAAGCAACCACCAATAGGCTTCAAATTCGGCTTCATACTTTTTCAAGGCAAAAAATATTCCAAATCCAAGGGCATTGGGATGGGTCTTTCAGAGTTACTGGAAATACTGCCGCCGGAACTTATTGCGTTTTCCCTTCTCAGGCCAGACCTGCAGGAAAACATCGACATCAATCCAACAACCCAAAACCTCCTCAAACTAATATCCGACTATACAAAAGCCATGGCAGATTCTTCAAAAGATTTATCCTCTTTGGAGCGCGCGCCGCGAAAAGCAGCGCTTGCGGCAAAAATATCTTCGCCAAACGGGATTCGTTGGCGCACCCAGTTTACCGACATTCTCCTATATTTTGAGCTTTATCGCAATTGGGGTGTTGTGGCAAACATGCTTGACGACAGTGCCGGCGTTGCGTACCTAAAGCCCTATGTGCTAGCTTGGGTGGAGCGCAAACTTGCCCCGCCTGAATACGTATTCGAACTTTCATTTTCAAAACTTTCCTCAACCACATCCAAATCATTTGTCCAATCCTTAAAACCAGGCGCTTCTCCTGAGGAAATTCACAATTTTGTGTTTGAATGCGCCAAACTTCACCAC